A single window of Vigna radiata var. radiata cultivar VC1973A chromosome 4, Vradiata_ver6, whole genome shotgun sequence DNA harbors:
- the LOC106759548 gene encoding UDP-D-apiose/UDP-D-xylose synthase 2 — translation MASARLDLDGNPIKPITICMIGAGGFIGSHLCEKLMNETPHKVFALDVYNDKIKHLLEPDTLPWAGRIQFHRLNIKHDSRLEGLIKIADLTINLAAICTPADYNTRPLDTIYSNFIDALPVVKYCSENNKRLIHFSTCEVYGKTIGSFLPKDSALRQDPAYYVLKEDESPCIFGSIEKQRWSYACAKQLIERLIYAEGAENGLEFTIVRPFNWIGPRMDFIPGIDGPSEGVPRVLACFSNNLLRGEPLKLVDGGQSQRTFVYIKDAIEAVLLMIENPARANGQIFNVGNPNNEVTVRQLAEMMSQVYSKVSGEAPLEKPTIDVSSKEFYGEGYDDSDKRIPDMTIINRQLGWNPKTSLWDLLESTLTYQHRTYAEAIKKVIAKPVAS, via the exons ATGGCTTCGGCGCGATTGGATCTGGACGGGAACCCCATAAAGCCAATCACCATCTGCATGATAGGTGCAGGTGGCTTCATCGGGTCCCACCTCTGCGAGAAGCTCATGAACGAAACCCCTCACAAGGTTTTTGCTTTGGATGTTTATAACGACAAGATCAAACACCTTCTGGAACCCGACACGCTCCCCTGGGCTGGTCGCATCCAATTCCACCGCCTCAACATCAAGCACGATTCTCGACTTGAGGGCCTCATCAAGATTGCAGATCTG ACCATTAACCTGGCTGCTATATGCACTCCCGCGGATTACAACACGCGCCCTCTCGACACCATTTACAGCAACTTCATCGACGCGCTTCCTGTG GTGAAGTACTGTTCGGAAAACAATAAGCGTCTCATTCACTTCTCTACCTGTGAAGTGTACGGGAAAACGATTGGAAGCTTTCTCCCCAAAGATAGTGCACTTCGTCAG GATCCTGCATACTACGTACTGAAGGAGGATGAGTCTCCTTGTATTTTTGGTTCGATTGAAAAGCAGAGATGGTCATATGCCTGTGCTAAGCAGTTGATTGAGAGGCTGATTTATG CTGAGGGCGCTGAAAATGGATTGGAATTCACAATTGTGAGGCCTTTTAATTGGATTGGACCAAGAATGGATTTCATTCCCGGCATTGATGGACCAAGTGAGGGTGTTCCTCGGGTTCTGGCATGCTTTAGCAAT AATCTCCTCCGTGGTGAGCCCCTCAAGCTTGTGGATGGTGGCCAATCCCAGAGAACCTTTGTGTACATTAAGGATGCCATTGAAGCTGTCTTGCTGATGATT GAAAATCCTGCCAGGGCCAATGGACAGATTTTTAATGTGGGCAATCCAAACAACGAGGTTACAGTTAGGCAGCTTGCTGAAATGATGTCTCAG GTTTATTCAAAGGTAAGTGGAGAAGCTCCTCTGGAAAAGCCTACTATTGATGTGAGCTCCAAAGAATTTTATGGCGAGGGATATGATGACAGCGACAAGAGAATTCCTGACATGACCATAATTAATAGGCAACTTG GCTGGAATCCTAAGACCTCACTTTGGGACCTGCTTGAATCAACTCTCACCTATCAGCACAGAACATACGCTGAAGCCATAAAGAAAGTGATTGCAAAGCCCGTGGCAAGTTAA